A window from Azoarcus sp. DD4 encodes these proteins:
- a CDS encoding outer membrane beta-barrel protein, with product MRHWLCSVIVFGAVVIDPMASCLAQDATTEATSAVAERGAQDGLRWGAFRLLPSLILSVTDDDNIYARRSDESRDTVVTLSPSLAVQSDWRQHALKFDVGADIDRYQRHSSEDVNDYWFGVEGSLDFDGDTRLFAGLRTARDHEDRLSASAPSPAEQTRPVRYERQEAHAGLSSAIGDFRLRLGATLDRFNYEDGESSAGQTIDNDYRAHALSAVGARIGYALSPEYEVFMQYATDRRRYDKPITGQLFNRDSSGHRAAAGVRFTLPRARTVGEVFAGRLRQDFHHDDFEDIDKPYFGASFTWWSSALVKISGSIDRVVEETTVNRNGVFAAASVDTRYALEVERRIDHRMTVFGRVSTTRSEYQGFDRRDRVIDAGAGVRYYLERDVFIAADLRLIDRNSTDIDAQYRRSQLMFSFGYTPGMRWGEGPPADVADTGWLVQGPSGAVFPGAYALIGLGHGALITRTSGARRGGGSDLSSFADSGAGPGVALGYGLERDRWYLGGELGLEGNDLGWEMSKDKADSRTVSGSKDAQFSLSMRVGRVVGNGALIFARAGAVRARFDDYFRINASADGAHDDTTARWGARVGVGADVPVDESLFLRMEYARTRFRSYVVEYLDEGTPGADSFDNQETWFSVGLGWRFDARAGMVASSPAAGGFYVGAHVGHGGLDSHLSGWHSDGGALPLSQRFTGDFGGQGQLLGVFAGVGKSFGRWYAGVEFEIDETRVDWTHERDTRGSGGRDFAVEMKGDYGVALRVGYSLQNGTLIYGRVGEVRGRFDTRWVKGGNQDNDIDRSDTVRGLRYGLGAEVPLGSATFIRLDYVITHYRSYRFTTLHQSPDQMSFANSDHLFRLGFGVRF from the coding sequence ATGAGGCATTGGCTATGCTCCGTCATCGTGTTTGGCGCTGTCGTCATCGACCCGATGGCCTCGTGCCTTGCCCAGGACGCGACCACCGAAGCAACGTCGGCGGTCGCCGAGCGCGGCGCACAGGACGGGTTGCGGTGGGGGGCTTTCAGGCTCCTGCCAAGCCTGATTCTGTCGGTGACTGACGATGACAACATCTATGCTCGGCGCAGCGACGAATCCAGGGACACCGTCGTCACGCTGTCGCCGTCGCTCGCAGTGCAGTCGGACTGGCGCCAACACGCCTTGAAGTTCGACGTCGGCGCCGACATAGACCGTTATCAGCGCCATTCGAGCGAGGACGTAAATGACTACTGGTTTGGCGTGGAGGGAAGTCTTGATTTCGACGGTGATACCCGGCTTTTCGCCGGGCTGAGAACGGCACGCGATCATGAGGACCGGCTCTCGGCCAGCGCACCGAGTCCCGCTGAACAGACTCGCCCGGTACGCTACGAGCGACAGGAGGCACATGCGGGATTGTCTTCAGCCATCGGGGATTTCCGCCTGCGCCTCGGTGCGACCCTCGACCGCTTCAACTACGAAGATGGCGAATCTTCGGCCGGGCAAACCATCGACAACGATTACCGCGCGCATGCCTTGAGCGCCGTTGGGGCGCGGATCGGTTACGCGCTGTCCCCCGAGTACGAGGTGTTCATGCAGTACGCCACGGATCGGCGCCGGTATGACAAGCCGATCACGGGGCAACTGTTCAATCGGGACTCCTCTGGCCATCGGGCCGCAGCGGGGGTGCGCTTCACCCTTCCGCGTGCGCGTACGGTTGGTGAGGTCTTCGCTGGCCGGTTGCGGCAGGATTTTCACCACGATGATTTCGAGGACATCGACAAGCCCTACTTCGGCGCGTCATTCACCTGGTGGTCGAGCGCGCTCGTCAAGATTTCCGGGTCAATAGACCGGGTCGTCGAAGAGACCACTGTCAATCGCAACGGAGTCTTTGCGGCTGCTTCGGTCGATACCCGCTACGCGCTCGAGGTTGAGCGCAGGATCGACCACCGTATGACCGTTTTCGGGCGTGTATCGACTACTCGAAGCGAGTACCAGGGCTTCGATCGACGTGACAGGGTGATCGACGCCGGCGCGGGAGTTCGCTACTACCTGGAGCGAGATGTATTCATCGCCGCCGACCTGCGCCTGATCGATCGAAACTCGACGGACATCGATGCTCAGTATCGGCGCAGTCAGTTGATGTTCAGCTTCGGCTATACGCCCGGGATGCGGTGGGGCGAAGGCCCGCCGGCCGACGTCGCCGACACCGGTTGGTTGGTACAGGGGCCCTCGGGGGCCGTATTCCCGGGTGCCTATGCGCTTATCGGTCTGGGGCATGGCGCCCTGATCACCCGGACATCCGGTGCACGCAGAGGCGGTGGCAGCGATCTCAGTTCGTTCGCCGATTCCGGTGCAGGCCCCGGGGTTGCACTCGGTTACGGCCTTGAGCGCGATCGCTGGTATCTCGGCGGCGAACTCGGTTTGGAAGGTAACGACCTCGGCTGGGAAATGAGCAAGGACAAGGCCGACAGCCGCACCGTCAGCGGCAGCAAGGACGCGCAGTTCAGCCTGAGCATGCGTGTGGGGCGGGTGGTTGGCAACGGAGCCTTGATCTTCGCTCGGGCGGGCGCTGTTCGCGCGCGCTTCGATGACTACTTCCGGATCAACGCATCGGCGGATGGTGCCCATGACGACACGACGGCGCGGTGGGGCGCGCGCGTGGGCGTCGGAGCCGACGTCCCGGTCGATGAAAGTCTGTTCCTGCGTATGGAGTACGCGCGTACCCGCTTTCGCTCGTACGTGGTCGAGTACCTGGATGAGGGAACGCCCGGAGCAGACAGCTTCGACAATCAGGAGACCTGGTTCAGCGTAGGTCTCGGCTGGCGCTTCGATGCCCGCGCGGGCATGGTTGCGAGCAGCCCGGCTGCCGGTGGCTTTTACGTCGGCGCGCATGTCGGGCACGGCGGACTCGATTCGCATCTGAGCGGCTGGCACAGCGATGGTGGGGCGCTGCCGTTGTCACAACGCTTCACGGGTGACTTCGGCGGCCAAGGGCAATTGCTCGGCGTGTTTGCAGGGGTCGGCAAGAGTTTTGGCCGGTGGTACGCGGGCGTCGAATTCGAGATCGACGAGACGCGTGTCGACTGGACCCACGAACGCGATACCCGCGGGAGCGGCGGGCGCGACTTCGCCGTCGAGATGAAAGGCGATTACGGTGTGGCGCTGCGCGTCGGATACAGCCTGCAGAACGGCACCCTGATTTACGGCCGGGTTGGTGAAGTCCGCGGGCGCTTCGATACGCGGTGGGTGAAGGGTGGTAATCAGGACAATGACATCGATCGAAGCGATACCGTGCGTGGTCTGCGATACGGCCTTGGTGCGGAAGTGCCGCTCGGCAGTGCGACTTTCATCAGGCTCGACTATGTGATTACTCATTACCGCAGCTATCGCTTTACCACGCTGCATCAAAGTCCCGATCAGATGTCGTTTGCCAATAGCGATCATCTGTTCAGGCTTGGCTTCGGTGTTCGATTTTGA
- a CDS encoding trans-aconitate 2-methyltransferase has translation MTDHTAPPTLRDHLLSFGIRPAASGGAPQAGLTPKDAKRLAQLGKALARARPRQADVVAFYEFVSRPDIAALIHSGKADAIRATGEFVAARLAGTRILDVGCNIGYLTSWYARCRPAAEVWGIDASPSSIDVARRFATRLGLANLRYASSDGQRYQPTAAFDTLVDTQGMIDADIDPALLRRMFGWLQPEGRLLCVPALGTLARFESFLDRLDFDAVAVLSLDWLPFVAQGERGVYPALVMAHAAGASGLPRAALVDAYQRGVLDFRRGRSLA, from the coding sequence ATGACCGACCACACCGCGCCGCCCACGCTACGAGATCACCTGCTGAGCTTCGGCATCCGGCCCGCGGCATCCGGCGGCGCACCACAGGCCGGGCTGACGCCCAAGGATGCCAAGCGGCTGGCGCAACTCGGCAAGGCCCTCGCCCGCGCCCGGCCCAGGCAGGCGGACGTGGTCGCCTTCTACGAATTCGTGTCGCGGCCCGACATCGCCGCGCTCATCCACTCCGGCAAGGCCGACGCCATCCGCGCCACCGGCGAGTTCGTCGCCGCACGGCTGGCCGGCACCCGCATCCTCGACGTCGGCTGCAACATCGGCTACCTCACCAGCTGGTATGCGCGCTGCCGCCCGGCGGCGGAGGTGTGGGGCATCGACGCTTCGCCATCCTCCATCGACGTGGCGCGCCGTTTCGCCACCCGGCTGGGCCTCGCCAACCTGCGTTACGCCAGCAGCGACGGCCAGCGCTACCAGCCCACCGCCGCCTTCGACACCCTCGTCGACACCCAGGGCATGATAGACGCCGACATCGATCCCGCCCTGCTGCGGCGCATGTTTGGCTGGCTGCAGCCCGAAGGCCGGCTGCTGTGCGTGCCGGCGCTCGGCACCCTGGCGCGCTTCGAAAGCTTCCTCGACAGGCTCGATTTCGACGCGGTCGCCGTGCTCTCGCTCGACTGGCTGCCCTTCGTCGCGCAGGGCGAACGCGGCGTCTATCCGGCGCTGGTGATGGCGCACGCCGCCGGCGCCAGCGGTTTGCCGCGCGCCGCGCTGGTGGATGCCTACCAGCGCGGCGTGCTGGATTTCCGCCGCGGGCGTAGCCTCGCCTGA
- the yghU gene encoding glutathione-dependent disulfide-bond oxidoreductase, translated as MSEASYTPPRVWQWEAPSGGAFANINRPVAGATHDEALPVGRHPLQLYSLATPNGAKVAILLEELLAAGFEGAEYDAWLIRINQGDQFGSGFVEVNPNSKIPALVDRSTSPPQRVFESGAILLYLAEKFGAFLPRDPARRTECLSWLFWQMGSAPFVGGGFGHFYAYAPEKYEYPINRYTMEVKRQLDVLDRQLAEHRYVAGEDYTIADIAVWPWYGGLVLNQVYGAAEFLDAQRYRNVLRWADEIATRPAVQRGRMVNRTWGAPAEQLHERHDASDFALRTEDKLNPAQG; from the coding sequence ATGAGCGAAGCGAGCTACACGCCCCCCAGGGTCTGGCAATGGGAAGCACCGAGCGGCGGTGCGTTCGCCAACATCAACCGGCCGGTCGCCGGCGCCACCCATGACGAGGCGCTGCCGGTGGGGCGGCATCCGCTGCAGCTCTACTCGCTGGCGACGCCCAACGGCGCCAAGGTCGCCATCCTGCTGGAAGAGCTGCTGGCGGCGGGGTTTGAAGGCGCGGAGTACGACGCCTGGCTGATCCGCATCAACCAGGGCGACCAGTTCGGCAGCGGCTTCGTCGAGGTGAATCCCAATTCCAAGATCCCTGCGCTGGTGGACCGCAGCACCAGCCCGCCGCAGCGCGTCTTCGAATCCGGCGCCATCCTGCTCTACCTCGCCGAAAAGTTCGGCGCCTTCCTGCCGCGTGATCCTGCCCGCCGTACCGAGTGCCTGTCCTGGCTGTTCTGGCAGATGGGCAGCGCGCCCTTCGTCGGCGGCGGCTTCGGCCATTTCTACGCCTATGCGCCGGAGAAATACGAGTACCCAATCAACCGCTACACCATGGAAGTGAAACGCCAGCTCGACGTGCTCGACCGCCAGCTGGCCGAGCACCGCTACGTGGCGGGTGAGGACTACACGATTGCCGACATCGCCGTCTGGCCGTGGTACGGCGGGCTGGTGCTCAACCAGGTGTACGGCGCGGCGGAGTTTCTCGACGCGCAGCGCTACCGCAACGTGCTGCGCTGGGCCGACGAGATTGCCACGCGGCCGGCGGTGCAGCGCGGCCGCATGGTCAACCGCACTTGGGGCGCGCCGGCGGAGCAGCTGCACGAGCGCCACGATGCCAGCGACTTCGCCTTGCGCACCGAGGACAAGCTCAACCCGGCGCAGGGCTGA
- a CDS encoding fructosamine kinase family protein, translating to MPSLSAGLGHALAATSGIDFSGAELRAIGGGCIHRAFEVLAGGRPYFLKLNAAAALPMFEAEADGLAALAGCEAFRVPRVLGCGSAGDEAFLLLEHLNLRPLASAEDGQRFGRALAQLHRDAGEQFGWARDNFIGANPQTNAVHDGWARFFVDCRLRPQLRMARARGYGGALGRDADQLLERVPAMFLEYCSRPSLLHGDLWNGNAAMDAEGRPVIFDPAVYRGDRETDLAMSELFGGFPAAFYAAYRTAWPLAEGYEQRKTLYNLYHVLNHLNLFGRAYLGQAERMLRTLADELR from the coding sequence ATGCCAAGCTTGAGTGCCGGGCTCGGGCACGCTCTCGCGGCCACCAGCGGCATCGATTTCTCCGGCGCCGAGCTGCGGGCCATCGGTGGCGGCTGCATCCATCGCGCTTTCGAGGTTCTCGCCGGCGGTCGGCCCTACTTTCTCAAGCTGAATGCAGCGGCGGCGCTGCCGATGTTCGAGGCCGAAGCCGACGGCCTGGCCGCGCTGGCCGGCTGTGAGGCTTTCCGCGTGCCGCGCGTGCTGGGCTGCGGCAGCGCGGGCGACGAAGCCTTTCTGCTGCTCGAACACCTGAACCTGCGTCCGCTGGCGAGCGCCGAGGACGGACAGCGCTTCGGGCGCGCGCTGGCGCAGTTGCATCGCGATGCCGGCGAGCAATTCGGCTGGGCGCGCGACAACTTCATCGGCGCGAACCCGCAGACTAATGCCGTGCACGACGGCTGGGCGCGCTTCTTCGTCGACTGCCGGCTGCGGCCGCAACTGCGGATGGCGCGCGCCAGGGGTTACGGCGGCGCGCTGGGGCGGGACGCCGACCAGCTGCTGGAGCGCGTGCCGGCGATGTTCCTCGAATACTGCTCGCGCCCCAGCCTGCTGCACGGCGACCTGTGGAACGGCAACGCGGCGATGGATGCCGAGGGCAGGCCGGTGATCTTCGATCCGGCGGTCTATCGCGGCGACCGCGAAACCGACCTGGCGATGAGCGAACTCTTCGGCGGCTTTCCGGCGGCCTTCTATGCCGCCTACCGGACGGCCTGGCCCCTGGCCGAGGGGTACGAGCAGCGCAAGACGCTCTACAACCTCTACCACGTGCTCAACCACCTGAACCTCTTCGGCCGCGCCTACCTCGGGCAGGCAGAGCGGATGCTGCGCACGCTGGCGGACGAACTGCGCTGA
- a CDS encoding EAL domain-containing protein, which translates to MTHTQDAALILAHTLEQTTDAVVMVDGSHRVSHFNAAAERLWGRARESVIGQPVAQLLPDDLLAPHGGVPAADMAAALDALTGKPLEMPIVRPDGTTAWGALSVLRLALPAQSLHTFFVRDVTEQRQWREAQRLLSLGLNEADSAVIITDAAARIVHANSGFTRQFGWSAAEAVGHTPRELLFASPHCPRNHFDDIDAQLAAGRSFRSDELVCDKDNRPQWCSMLITPVIDAGGKLTNTVTVLTDITHTKMHEVLQHKVLAAMVREEPLFDVMTLICREVERIAPEVIATILQVDEDGRLHPLAAPRLPESYSRALDGAAIGPVAGSCGTAAFRGEPVLVTDIATDPLWADYKQLVLPLGLVACWSSPIKGSDGRVVGTFAFYYRDHRGPTALHRQLVEVSVHLCALALEREAARARIRQLAFYDGLTGLPNRSLLQVQADQAIARANHAHEGLAVLFIDLDRFKQVNDSLGHPAGDELLRTVTARLQAEVRESDIVGRLSGDEFVVVLTQCDATRATDMVEQLQTALSAPCRLGEISLTPSASVGIALFPENGRDMDTLLHRADLAMYQAKSSGRGRFSFFSNEMNVLAQERLALEAALREALLKEQLHLHYQPQVDLKDGRLYGVEALARWTHPQIGNIPPIRFIPLAEECGLIGELSNWALREACRQLADWRRRGLAVPSVSVNLSPTNFHNLELPQTIAATLAANALAPSDLTVEITESVLMDTNPSTMKTIGEVHAQGVRLAMDDFGTGYSSLGYLRRLPVSELKLDKSFVRDLESDEATRALTSAVIRIGESLRLTVVAEGVEDGLQRQLLKDQGYHVAQGYLFSPPLPAAELERWLQLHAL; encoded by the coding sequence ATGACCCATACCCAGGACGCAGCGCTGATACTGGCCCACACCCTCGAACAGACGACGGACGCGGTCGTGATGGTGGATGGCAGCCATCGGGTATCGCACTTCAATGCCGCCGCGGAACGCCTGTGGGGCCGGGCCCGCGAGAGCGTCATCGGCCAGCCGGTCGCGCAGCTGCTGCCCGACGACCTGCTCGCCCCTCACGGCGGCGTGCCGGCAGCCGACATGGCGGCGGCCCTGGACGCGCTGACGGGCAAACCGCTGGAGATGCCGATAGTGCGCCCCGACGGCACGACAGCGTGGGGCGCGCTGTCGGTTCTGCGGCTGGCCCTGCCAGCGCAATCGCTCCATACCTTTTTTGTGCGGGACGTCACCGAGCAACGTCAGTGGCGCGAGGCGCAGCGCCTGCTGTCGCTCGGCCTCAACGAGGCCGACAGCGCAGTCATCATCACCGACGCGGCCGCACGCATCGTGCATGCGAACAGCGGCTTTACCCGCCAGTTCGGCTGGAGCGCCGCCGAGGCGGTCGGCCACACCCCCCGCGAACTGCTGTTCGCCTCGCCCCACTGCCCGCGCAATCATTTCGACGACATCGACGCCCAGCTCGCCGCCGGGCGCAGCTTCCGCTCCGACGAACTGGTCTGCGACAAGGACAACCGGCCGCAGTGGTGCTCGATGCTGATCACCCCCGTCATCGACGCTGGCGGCAAGCTGACCAATACGGTGACGGTGCTGACCGACATCACCCACACCAAGATGCACGAGGTGCTGCAGCACAAGGTGCTCGCCGCGATGGTGCGGGAAGAACCCCTCTTCGACGTGATGACGCTGATCTGCCGTGAGGTCGAGCGCATCGCGCCGGAAGTGATCGCCACCATACTCCAGGTCGATGAAGACGGCCGGCTGCACCCGCTGGCCGCGCCCCGCCTGCCGGAAAGCTACTCGCGCGCGCTCGACGGCGCCGCCATCGGACCGGTTGCCGGCTCCTGCGGCACGGCCGCCTTTCGTGGCGAGCCGGTGCTGGTAACCGACATCGCCACCGATCCGTTGTGGGCGGATTACAAGCAGCTGGTGCTGCCGCTGGGGCTGGTCGCCTGCTGGTCCAGCCCGATCAAGGGCAGCGACGGCCGCGTGGTCGGCACCTTCGCCTTCTACTACCGCGACCACCGCGGCCCCACCGCGCTGCACAGGCAGCTGGTGGAGGTGAGCGTGCATCTGTGTGCCCTCGCGCTCGAACGCGAAGCGGCGCGGGCGCGCATCCGCCAGCTGGCCTTCTACGACGGACTCACCGGCCTGCCCAACCGCAGCCTGCTCCAGGTCCAGGCCGACCAGGCGATCGCCCGCGCCAACCATGCGCACGAAGGCCTGGCCGTCCTCTTCATCGACCTCGACCGTTTCAAGCAGGTGAACGATTCCCTTGGCCATCCCGCCGGTGACGAACTGCTGCGCACGGTCACCGCCCGGCTGCAGGCCGAGGTGCGCGAATCCGACATCGTCGGCCGCCTGTCCGGCGACGAATTCGTGGTCGTCCTCACCCAGTGCGACGCCACGCGCGCCACCGACATGGTCGAGCAGTTGCAGACGGCACTGTCGGCACCCTGCCGCCTGGGCGAGATCTCGCTGACGCCCTCGGCCAGCGTGGGCATCGCCCTGTTCCCCGAGAACGGCCGCGACATGGACACCCTGCTGCACCGCGCCGACCTCGCCATGTACCAGGCGAAGAGCAGCGGCCGCGGGCGTTTCAGCTTCTTCAGCAACGAGATGAACGTGCTCGCGCAGGAGCGCCTCGCCCTCGAGGCCGCGCTGCGCGAAGCCTTGCTCAAGGAGCAGCTGCACCTGCACTATCAGCCGCAGGTCGACCTCAAGGACGGCCGTCTCTACGGCGTGGAAGCGCTGGCGCGGTGGACGCATCCGCAGATCGGCAACATCCCGCCGATCCGCTTCATTCCGCTGGCCGAGGAATGCGGGCTGATAGGCGAACTCAGCAACTGGGCCCTGCGCGAAGCCTGCCGCCAGCTTGCCGACTGGCGCCGCCGCGGGTTGGCCGTGCCATCGGTATCGGTGAACCTGTCGCCCACCAACTTCCACAATCTGGAGCTGCCGCAGACGATCGCCGCCACGCTGGCGGCCAACGCGCTCGCCCCGTCCGACCTCACGGTGGAAATCACCGAGAGCGTACTGATGGACACCAACCCCAGCACCATGAAGACGATAGGCGAAGTGCACGCCCAGGGCGTACGCCTGGCCATGGACGATTTCGGCACCGGCTATTCCAGCCTTGGCTACCTGCGCCGCCTGCCGGTGAGCGAGCTGAAACTGGACAAGAGCTTCGTGCGCGATCTGGAAAGCGATGAGGCCACCCGCGCGCTGACCAGCGCCGTCATCCGCATCGGCGAAAGCCTGCGCCTCACGGTGGTCGCCGAAGGGGTGGAAGACGGCCTGCAGCGCCAGCTACTGAAGGACCAGGGCTACCACGTGGCCCAGGGCTACCTGTTCTCGCCGCCGCTCCCCGCAGCCGAGCTCGAACGCTGGCTGCAACTGCACGCGCTCTGA
- a CDS encoding PEP-CTERM sorting domain-containing protein gives MNLKKTMLAASTAAMILGAALPGTASAAACSVSDVQVTSVGQFSSTSADATMTTYNIAPMDAAACAGGYDGNDMPKPSINLGYAGDGLLNGALQTRTGEDLFPGGAFITDEYPTSDLRGDGTADDPGWVMLGRIDLNRDGTGTFVPEAVGGDTSIVLASFFTVTSNGDGTGTWAFTPDAAVASRTEALFGKNYFDQFALVFKQAREFAAYDFTAAQFGVAHPSVDVPIFHFGGTFDISKTLGRGLSHVSLWARDPASLNTVPEPGVLGLLGLAALGLAGVRRRFASR, from the coding sequence ATGAACCTGAAGAAGACCATGCTTGCGGCATCGACGGCCGCGATGATCCTCGGTGCGGCGCTCCCTGGCACTGCGAGCGCGGCGGCGTGCAGCGTGTCCGACGTGCAGGTGACCAGCGTCGGTCAGTTCAGCAGCACCAGCGCCGATGCCACCATGACCACGTACAACATCGCGCCGATGGACGCGGCGGCATGCGCCGGTGGTTACGACGGTAACGACATGCCCAAGCCGTCGATCAATCTGGGTTATGCCGGCGATGGCCTGCTCAACGGCGCCTTGCAGACGCGTACCGGCGAGGATCTCTTCCCCGGCGGCGCCTTCATCACCGACGAGTACCCGACCAGCGACCTGCGCGGCGACGGCACGGCGGACGATCCGGGCTGGGTCATGCTCGGCCGTATCGACCTCAACCGGGACGGCACCGGCACCTTCGTGCCGGAAGCGGTGGGCGGTGATACCAGCATCGTGCTGGCCAGCTTCTTCACCGTGACCAGCAACGGCGACGGCACCGGCACCTGGGCCTTCACGCCGGATGCGGCGGTCGCGTCGCGCACCGAAGCCCTGTTCGGGAAGAACTACTTCGACCAGTTCGCACTGGTCTTCAAGCAGGCCAGGGAGTTCGCGGCCTACGACTTCACCGCCGCGCAGTTCGGTGTTGCGCACCCGTCGGTCGACGTGCCGATCTTCCACTTCGGCGGCACTTTCGACATCTCCAAGACGCTGGGCCGCGGCCTGTCCCACGTCAGCCTGTGGGCGCGCGACCCCGCCAGCCTCAACACCGTGCCCGAACCCGGTGTCCTCGGGCTGCTCGGCCTGGCCGCGCTCGGCCTGGCCGGCGTTCGTCGCCGCTTCGCGTCGCGCTGA
- a CDS encoding acetyl-CoA hydrolase/transferase family protein, which yields MNPQDQYAQKRMNAADAAGLIRDGDTVVVPTGVGEPPTLLHALSERRSTLKDIVVSQILPLRKYAYYDPATRANVRHTAYFFGGASRAGGQEGWVDFVPNYFSELPMLIDRGLTPADVVVSMASPMDEHGYFALSLAPDYTMAAVKKARVILLEVNPNVPFAYGDCHVHISQVSGLVESEEELFEVGLPKIGPVQEAIGKYVADLIDDGATLQIGYGGIPDAVVMQLQHKHDLGIHTEMIGDGILSLIESGAVNNRRKNFMPGKMVATFALGSRKLYRHLHRNPALEMHPVDFTNDPYIAARNDNLCAINATLQIDLLGQCGSESLGSAPYSGTGGQVDFVRAANRSKGGKAFIVLPSTAKDDTISRIVPTLTPGTHVTTGKNDINYVVTEYGVAQLRGKSAKQRAEALIAIAHPDFRAELREQARRIKLM from the coding sequence ATGAATCCGCAAGACCAGTACGCCCAGAAACGCATGAACGCAGCCGACGCGGCCGGCCTGATCCGCGACGGCGACACCGTGGTGGTGCCCACCGGCGTGGGCGAACCGCCAACGCTGCTGCACGCGCTGTCCGAGCGCCGCAGTACGCTCAAGGACATCGTCGTCAGCCAGATCCTGCCGCTGCGCAAATACGCCTATTACGACCCGGCGACGCGCGCCAACGTCCGCCACACCGCCTACTTCTTCGGCGGCGCCTCGCGCGCCGGCGGCCAGGAAGGCTGGGTGGATTTCGTGCCCAACTACTTCTCCGAGCTGCCGATGCTGATCGACCGCGGCCTCACCCCCGCCGACGTGGTGGTGTCGATGGCCTCGCCGATGGACGAGCACGGCTACTTCGCGCTATCGCTGGCGCCGGACTACACCATGGCGGCGGTGAAGAAGGCGCGGGTGATCCTGCTCGAGGTGAATCCGAACGTGCCCTTCGCCTACGGCGACTGCCATGTGCACATCTCGCAGGTGTCCGGCCTGGTGGAGAGCGAGGAAGAGCTGTTCGAGGTCGGTCTGCCCAAGATCGGCCCGGTGCAGGAGGCCATCGGCAAGTACGTTGCCGACCTCATCGACGACGGCGCCACGCTGCAGATCGGCTACGGCGGCATTCCCGACGCGGTGGTGATGCAGCTGCAGCACAAGCACGACCTCGGCATCCACACCGAGATGATCGGCGACGGCATCCTGTCGCTGATCGAATCCGGCGCGGTGAACAACCGCCGCAAGAACTTCATGCCCGGCAAGATGGTGGCGACCTTCGCGCTCGGCTCGCGCAAGCTCTACCGCCACCTGCACCGCAATCCGGCACTGGAGATGCACCCGGTCGATTTCACCAACGACCCCTACATCGCCGCCCGCAACGACAACCTGTGCGCGATCAACGCCACGCTGCAGATCGACCTGCTCGGCCAGTGCGGCTCGGAAAGCCTGGGTTCGGCGCCCTATTCCGGCACCGGCGGTCAGGTGGACTTCGTGCGCGCGGCCAACCGCTCCAAGGGCGGCAAGGCCTTCATCGTGCTGCCCTCCACCGCCAAGGACGACACCATCTCGCGCATCGTGCCCACGCTCACCCCCGGCACCCACGTCACCACCGGCAAGAACGACATCAACTACGTCGTCACCGAGTACGGCGTGGCCCAGCTGCGCGGCAAGAGCGCCAAGCAGCGCGCCGAGGCGCTGATCGCGATCGCCCACCCGGACTTCCGCGCCGAGCTGCGCGAGCAGGCCCGCCGCATCAAGCTGATGTAA
- the leuE gene encoding leucine efflux protein LeuE, which translates to MFYGITDPLTFILGTIVIVLLPGPNSLYVMSVASRHGIAAGYRGACGIFVGDTVLMLLSATGMASLLHTTPALFMAVKYAGAAYLAWLGVGLLRAAVAGWRRPAAAEAAPRPVDAARPFRTALLISLLNPKAILFFVSFFVQFVDPGYAWPALTFLILGVIVQVCSAAYLSALIFGGVRLAALFRRRQRLAAAASGSVGGLFIGFGAKLANATLG; encoded by the coding sequence ATGTTCTACGGCATCACCGATCCGCTGACCTTCATCCTCGGCACCATCGTCATCGTGCTGCTGCCGGGGCCGAATTCACTCTACGTGATGTCGGTGGCCTCGCGCCACGGCATCGCCGCCGGCTATCGCGGCGCCTGCGGCATCTTCGTCGGCGACACCGTGCTGATGCTGCTGTCGGCCACCGGCATGGCCTCGCTGCTGCACACCACGCCGGCGCTGTTCATGGCGGTGAAATACGCTGGTGCGGCCTATCTGGCGTGGCTGGGCGTCGGCCTGCTGCGCGCGGCGGTCGCCGGCTGGCGCCGACCGGCCGCCGCAGAAGCCGCGCCACGCCCGGTGGACGCCGCCCGCCCCTTCCGCACCGCGCTGCTGATCAGCCTGCTGAACCCGAAGGCCATCCTGTTCTTCGTGTCTTTCTTCGTGCAGTTCGTCGACCCCGGCTACGCCTGGCCCGCGCTCACCTTCCTGATCCTCGGCGTGATCGTGCAGGTCTGCAGCGCCGCCTACCTGTCGGCGCTGATCTTCGGCGGCGTCCGTCTGGCCGCGCTGTTCCGCCGCCGGCAGCGGCTGGCCGCAGCGGCCTCCGGCAGCGTCGGCGGGCTCTTCATCGGCTTCGGTGCCAAGCTCGCCAACGCGACCCTGGGCTGA